The following are encoded in a window of Ictalurus punctatus breed USDA103 chromosome 13, Coco_2.0, whole genome shotgun sequence genomic DNA:
- the atxn7l3b gene encoding ataxin-7-like protein 3 isoform X2, with protein sequence MKMEETALSGTDNSKMEGIAQEILSDLVEDACLGLCFEVHRAVKQGYFFLDDTDQESMKDFEIVDQPGVDIFGQVYNQWKNKECVCPNCSRSIAASRFAPHLEKCLGMGRNSSRIANRRIASGNNTNKSESDQEDNDDVNDNDWSYGAEKKAKKRKADKNPNSPRRSKSLKHKNTSLDPKQRPE encoded by the exons ATGAAAATGGAGGAGACGGCCCTGTCCGGCACGGACAACAGCAAAATGGAG GGCATTGCTCAGGAGATTCTCTCCGATCTGGTGGAGGACGCATGTCTGGGGCTTTGCTTCGAAGTTCACCGGGCCGTCAAGCAAGGCTACTTCTTCCTGGACGACACGGACCAGGAGAGCATGAAGGACTTTG AAATCGTGGACCAGCCCGGAGTGGACATCTTCGGCCAGGTATATAACCAGTGGAAGaataaggagtgtgtgtgtcccaACTGCAGCCGGAGCATCGCCGCCTCGCGCTTCGCCCCTCACCTAGAGAAGTGCCTGGGCATGGGTCGCAACAGCAGCCGCATCGCCAACCGCAG GATAGCCAGCGGCAACAACACGAACAAATCCGAGAGCGATCAGGAGGACAACGACGACGTTAACGACAACGACTGGTCCTACGGGGCAGAAAAGAAAG CCAAGAAGAGAAAGGCAGATAAG AATCCAAATTCACCAAGACGATCCAAATCgctaaaacacaaaaaca CTTCGCTGGATCCTAAGCAGCGCCCGGAGTGA
- the atxn7l3b gene encoding ataxin-7-like protein 3 isoform X1 produces the protein MKMEETALSGTDNSKMEGIAQEILSDLVEDACLGLCFEVHRAVKQGYFFLDDTDQESMKDFEIVDQPGVDIFGQVYNQWKNKECVCPNCSRSIAASRFAPHLEKCLGMGRNSSRIANRRIASGNNTNKSESDQEDNDDVNDNDWSYGAEKKAKKRKADKNPNSPRRSKSLKHKNTKDLSSSFSFAGS, from the exons ATGAAAATGGAGGAGACGGCCCTGTCCGGCACGGACAACAGCAAAATGGAG GGCATTGCTCAGGAGATTCTCTCCGATCTGGTGGAGGACGCATGTCTGGGGCTTTGCTTCGAAGTTCACCGGGCCGTCAAGCAAGGCTACTTCTTCCTGGACGACACGGACCAGGAGAGCATGAAGGACTTTG AAATCGTGGACCAGCCCGGAGTGGACATCTTCGGCCAGGTATATAACCAGTGGAAGaataaggagtgtgtgtgtcccaACTGCAGCCGGAGCATCGCCGCCTCGCGCTTCGCCCCTCACCTAGAGAAGTGCCTGGGCATGGGTCGCAACAGCAGCCGCATCGCCAACCGCAG GATAGCCAGCGGCAACAACACGAACAAATCCGAGAGCGATCAGGAGGACAACGACGACGTTAACGACAACGACTGGTCCTACGGGGCAGAAAAGAAAG CCAAGAAGAGAAAGGCAGATAAG AATCCAAATTCACCAAGACGATCCAAATCgctaaaacacaaaaaca CCAAAGATCTGTCTTCGTCCTTCAGCTTCGCTGGATCCTAA
- the atxn7l3b gene encoding ataxin-7-like protein 3 isoform X4, which produces MKMEETALSGTDNSKMEGIAQEILSDLVEDACLGLCFEVHRAVKQGYFFLDDTDQESMKDFEIVDQPGVDIFGQVYNQWKNKECVCPNCSRSIAASRFAPHLEKCLGMGRNSSRIANRRIASGNNTNKSESDQEDNDDVNDNDWSYGAEKKAKKRKADKNPNSPRRSKSLKHKNKRKKRGW; this is translated from the exons ATGAAAATGGAGGAGACGGCCCTGTCCGGCACGGACAACAGCAAAATGGAG GGCATTGCTCAGGAGATTCTCTCCGATCTGGTGGAGGACGCATGTCTGGGGCTTTGCTTCGAAGTTCACCGGGCCGTCAAGCAAGGCTACTTCTTCCTGGACGACACGGACCAGGAGAGCATGAAGGACTTTG AAATCGTGGACCAGCCCGGAGTGGACATCTTCGGCCAGGTATATAACCAGTGGAAGaataaggagtgtgtgtgtcccaACTGCAGCCGGAGCATCGCCGCCTCGCGCTTCGCCCCTCACCTAGAGAAGTGCCTGGGCATGGGTCGCAACAGCAGCCGCATCGCCAACCGCAG GATAGCCAGCGGCAACAACACGAACAAATCCGAGAGCGATCAGGAGGACAACGACGACGTTAACGACAACGACTGGTCCTACGGGGCAGAAAAGAAAG CCAAGAAGAGAAAGGCAGATAAG AATCCAAATTCACCAAGACGATCCAAATCgctaaaacacaaaaaca aaaggaaaaaaagaggctggtga
- the atxn7l3b gene encoding ataxin-7-like protein 3 isoform X3: MKMEETALSGTDNSKMEGIAQEILSDLVEDACLGLCFEVHRAVKQGYFFLDDTDQESMKDFEIVDQPGVDIFGQVYNQWKNKECVCPNCSRSIAASRFAPHLEKCLGMGRNSSRIANRRIASGNNTNKSESDQEDNDDVNDNDWSYGAEKKAKKRKADKVFLHSLKRPVLYRIQIHQDDPNR; encoded by the exons ATGAAAATGGAGGAGACGGCCCTGTCCGGCACGGACAACAGCAAAATGGAG GGCATTGCTCAGGAGATTCTCTCCGATCTGGTGGAGGACGCATGTCTGGGGCTTTGCTTCGAAGTTCACCGGGCCGTCAAGCAAGGCTACTTCTTCCTGGACGACACGGACCAGGAGAGCATGAAGGACTTTG AAATCGTGGACCAGCCCGGAGTGGACATCTTCGGCCAGGTATATAACCAGTGGAAGaataaggagtgtgtgtgtcccaACTGCAGCCGGAGCATCGCCGCCTCGCGCTTCGCCCCTCACCTAGAGAAGTGCCTGGGCATGGGTCGCAACAGCAGCCGCATCGCCAACCGCAG GATAGCCAGCGGCAACAACACGAACAAATCCGAGAGCGATCAGGAGGACAACGACGACGTTAACGACAACGACTGGTCCTACGGGGCAGAAAAGAAAG CCAAGAAGAGAAAGGCAGATAAGGTATTTTTACATTCTTTGAAACGTCCTGTTCTCTATCg AATCCAAATTCACCAAGACGATCCAAATCgctaa